DNA from Kitasatospora herbaricolor:
CGATGTTCGACTGGGACAGGGACTCGACGGCGGAGGTGCCGTAGCCCATCATCCAGGCGTACCAGGAGCCACCGTGCGCGGCCTGCAGTGTGGAGTTGGTGATGTCGTCGTCGCTCTGGGTCCAGCCGGTGGTGCCCTGCTCGAAGGCGCCGTTGGTCAGCGCGTTGCCGGTCGAGGTGGGGGTGGAGGTCGGGCTCGAGGTGGGGGTCGGGCTAGAGGTGGGGGTGGAGGTGGGGGTGGAGGTGGGGGTGGGGCTCGGGGTCGGGCTGCTGGTGCCCGGGGCGGGCAGGGCGGTGCCGACGCTGACGGCGGCCCAGGCCTTGGAGACGAGGTACCGCTCCTGGGAGTTGGTGCCGTAGAGGTCGGCGGCGGCCTGGAGGGTGGCGGTGCGGGCGCCGGAGTAGTTGGTGGTGGAGGTCATGTAGGTGGTCAGCGCCCGGTACCAGACAGCGGCGGCCTTGTCCCTGCCGATGCCGCTGAAGGTGTCGCTGTTGCAGGTGGTGCCGTTGTGGGAGAGTCCGCCGATGGTCTTCGCGCCGGTGCCCTCGGCCGCCAGGTAGAAGAAGTGGTTGCCGATGCCGGAGGAGTAGTGGACGTCCACCGACCCGGCGCCGGAGGTCCAGCAGCCCAGGCTGTTGCCGTCGGCGGTGGGGTTGTCCATGCGGCGCATGTAGCCGCCGGACATGTTGAGCTTCTCGCCGATGTAGTAGTCGCCGGGGTCGCCGGCGTTGTTGGCGTAGAACTCGACCATGGTGCCGAAGATGTCGGAGTTGGCCTCGTTGAGGCCGCCGGACTCGCCGGAGTAGTTGAGGTTGGCGGTGGCGGCGGTGACCCCGTGGCTCATCTCGTGGCCGGCCACGTCGAGTGCGGTGACGGGGGTGTTGCTGTTCTGCGAGGAGCCGTCGCCGAAGAACATGCAGAAGCAGTCGTCGTCGTAGAAGGCGTTCAGCAGGCCGGTGTCGACGTGGACGTAAGCGGGGGCACCCTTGCCGTCGTTGCGTATGCCGGAGCGGTTGAAGGCGTCCTTGTAGAAGTCCCAAGTCTTCGCCAGGCCGTAGGAGGCGTCCACGGCGGCACTCTCGCGACTCGAGGTGGTGCCGCTGCCCCAGGTGTTGGTGGTCCTGGAGAAGGCACGGGCGTTCTGCTTCGGGGTCGACTGCGAGCTGTTGTACGAGTCGTAGACGATGGTGGAGCCGTGCGCGGCGTCGGTGAGGGTGTAGCCGCTTCCGGACTGGGTGGTCTCGATCGAGACCTGGCCGGCGGTGACGCCGTTGCCCGTGCCCGTGACGCTCTGGTGCAGCTCGTACTGGTCGAGCGGCACGCCGCTGCCCGCGTCCACGATCACCGCCTCCCGCGACGCGGGGCCGCCCTCGCCCGCGCCGGTGACGGTCGATCGATAGGCGAGCACGGGCACCTTGCCGACCGCGTACACCACCAGGGTGCTGCCGTCCCGGCTGTCGGTCTTGGCGTTCTTGACGTGCTTGGCGTGCTTGACGGCTGCGGCCGAGGCGTCGGCCGCGGTCAGCTTCGGCGTGATGCCGGCCACCTTGAGCGAGCCTTGGTGCGCCTGGTCCGAGCCGGTGATCCTGCCGTCCTTGCCGTAGTGGACGACCAGGTCGCCACCGATGACGGGCAGGGCGTGGTAAGTGCGGTCGTAGCGCACGTGCCGGGCGCCGTCGGTATCGACCAGGACGTCCTTGGCCGTCAGGCGCTCGTCGGGGCCGAAGCCGAGGGACTTGGCGACGGCGTCGGCCTCGCGGTCGGCGGTGCGTATCGCCTCGGCGCGCGAGTCGGCGGTCATCGCCTTGGACCCGGCGCCGGGTCGGGTGGAGGGACTGCTGGCCGCAGCCGTGGACTGGGTGGCCACGACGGTCAGTGTGCCCAGGGCGAGGGCGGCCGCGACGGCGGCCGCGAGGGCGTTCTTGCGAGGCATGACATTCCTTCCGCCGAGCCGGGTTGGGGGAGAGGACCGCAGGACGCCGTCTGGGGGGTGGGGGGCGTTCGGCAGCAGTTGGCTCAGCTGTGGCCATGAGGCTAGGGAAGGCGGGGGACGGCCGAAATCAGGGAAAACCCTTGTCCTGGCGCAGGGGGCCCCGAGGGCGCACGATGGCCCGATGCGAGACTCCGCAACATGGTTGAGCGAAATTCAGGGAGCAGCCGGCGCCGTGGTGCCGGTGGTGCCGGACGACGTGCCCGGCACCCGCCGCGTGGTGCTGTTCGGTCCGCCCGGAATCGGCAAGACCACCACGGCCGGGGTGCTGGGGCGGCGGCTGGGTCTGCCCGTGCTGCGGCTGGCCCCGGGCCCGCAGGACGCCCGCATCTCCTGGACCGGCCTGCTCGAACTCGCGCTGGCCCTCCAACCGCTGCCCGCCGCGGGGGAACTCGCAGCGGCCCTCGACGAGGCCGCCGGCCGGCCCGGCCCCCCGGACGGCGCCGGCCCCGCGCTGCGACTGCGCCGACTGACCACAGCCCTCCTGCGGGAGGCCCCGCCCCTGACGCTGGTGGTGGACAACGCCCAGTGGCTGGACGCGGCCAGCGCGGCCGTCCTGCGCTGGGCCCTGCGCCTGGTCCCGGACCTGCCGGTCATCGTCGCCGAGCGCACCTGGCGCCCCGGGGCCGAAGGCCACTGGAGCGGCGAGGACGCGCACGTGGTGCGCGTACCGTCACTGGCGCACCATCAGATCGCGGCGCTGCTCGCGCTGTACCGGCCGACCGCACGTGAGGTCACCCGGATCCATGCGTGCAGCGGCGGGAATCCGGCCCTGGCCCTGGCACTCGCCGACGACCGCGGTCGCACCGCCGACGGGCCGACCGCTCAGGGTCCCGAGGACGACCCGGTCCTTCCCCCGGCGGCCCGCCGACTGGTGGGCGAGTGGCTGAGCACCGTGTCGGGGGAAGTCCAGGAACTGCTGACCTTCGCCGCACTCGACGACCGGCCCGACCGCAGGCTCCTCGGCCGCCTCGCCGGCCCGGCCGCCGAGCACCTCCTGACCGAGGCCGAGGCCGCCGGACTCATCGACACGGACCAGCCCGACGGGACGGTCCGGTTCACCGCCTCCGCCATCGGCGCCGAACTCACCGCCCGCCTGCCGGACACCGCCCGCAGGCTCCTGCACGCACGCCTGGCCGAAGCCAGCCACGACGGCCTGCGCCGCGACCGGCACACCGCGCTGGCCTCCGACGCCGACGACCCGCGCATCGCCCAGCACGCCGCCCGCGCCGCCGTGAGCGCCCGGCGGCGCGGCGAGCACGCGCTCGCCGCCGAACTCTCCCTCTTCGCCGCCCAGCGCACCCCGCCCCAGGACACCGCCCTGCTCACCGAACGGGCGCTGACCGCGGCCCGCGACGCCGCACACTACGGCGACCTGGCCCGCGGCCGCACCGCTGCCCGCCTCGTCCTGCAGCACGACAGCAGCCCCGCCCAACGCGTCGACACCCTCATCGCCCTCATCGACGCGAGCGGACAGCACCTGGACGACGCGGACCACCTGTTCGCCGACGCCCTCCACACGGCAGCCGGACACCCGGACCTCACCGCGCAGATCCTCATCCGCCGGTCCCTCTGGGCCAACGTCAACGAAGGTGACCCCCAACGGGCATGCGACCTCGCCGAACAGGCCGCCACCCTCTCCGAGGCCGCGGGCGACACTGCCACCACCGCCATGGCGCTGACCCTGCAGGCCCGCTTCCAACGCATCCTCGGCCACCCCGGAACCGGGACCACGCTCGCCCGCGCCCTGTTCCTGCCACGCAATCCGCTCACCCCCGTCAACGGCACACCCCAGCACCTCGCCGCCCGCCACACCCTCTTCGACGACCGCCCCGACCAGGCCCGCACCCTGCTGCTGCCTCTGCTCGTCGAAGCCGAACGGACAGCGGACGCCGAAGCGACCGTGGACATCCTGCGCAGCCTTGCCGAAGCCGAGCTGCGCGCCGGACGCTGCACCAGGGCCCTCGACCACGCCCACCGCGCCCAGATCCTGACCGACCGCACCTCCCTGTCACCCGCCCCGGCCTGCTACACCTCCGCCCTCGTCGAAGGCGCCGCCCGGAACACCGACACCGCCCTCGCCCACGCACGCCGCGGCATCGACACCGCCCGGCACGAGGACAACAAGGTCTTCCTCTCCCGCAACCTCTTCGCCCTCGGACACCTCCTCATGACCACCGGGCACCCCAAGGAAGCCCTGGACGCCCTGGAGGAAGTGCGCGCCCTGGAGGAGCGGCAGCAGGTCCGCGACCCGTCCCTCCTGCGCTGGCACCCCGAACTCGCCGAAACCCTCACCGCCCACGGCCGCCTCGACGAGGCCCAGGACCTGCTGGACGACACCCGCCGCACCGCCACCGAACTCGGCAGAACCTCCGTCCTGCCCGGACTCGACCGCGCCCAGGCCCTCCTGGAAGCCGCCCGCGGCGACTACGACACCGCCGCCCACCGCCTCGGCGAAGCGGCTGACCACCTCCACCACCTCCCCCTCGACCGCGGCCGGACCCTGCTGGCGCTCAGCCACACCGAACGCCGCGCTCGACGCCGCGCCAGTGCCCGCACCGCCGCCCAGAGCGCCGCCGACCTCTTCACCACCCACCAGGCACACCCCTGGGCCGAAGCCGCCGCGCGCACCCTGCGCCGGCTGGACACCCTCCCCGCAGACAACAGAGCCCGCCCCCACCTCACCGGCGCCGAACAGCGCTGCGCCGAACTCGCCGCCGCCGGCGCGAGCAACCGCGACATCGCCGCCGCCCTCACCGTCAGCGTCAAGACGGTTGAAGCGACCCTCACCCGCGTCTACCGGAAACTCGGACTGCACTCACGCGTCCAACTCCCACACACCGTCACCCCCGCCCGTGAATGACCGGCCGCCACGTTCCCCTACGAACCGGTGCGACCGGCACGACGAACGGCTCCCGCTCGCGATCTACCGGCACGCCGGCGGCGACCTGATGATGGCGGCCCCGCAACCACCCCAAGGGGGCGGGCGGGTTGCCGCATGTCCGGTCCGGGGACCCGGCGGCCGCTGCCGCCGAGCCGTTTGCTTGGATCGGCCCATGACGGACTGGTCTCAGCTCAACCACGCCTACGGCACCGCCCAGGACATTCCCGGACTCCTCGATTCCATGAGTCCCGATCCGAAGGATGCCTGCTGGGACAGGCTGTGGTCCTGCCTGTGCCATCAGGGCTCGGTCTTCACCGCCAGTTACGCAGCGCTCCCCGCCCTGGCCGGCGCGGCCCGGCGGTGGTCGCTGACGGAGCGAAGGCTGCCGCTCTACCTCGCCGGCGCCATCGTCGCCGGCATCGACCGACCCGACGACAGCGAACACCCGTTGCTGTCCCACCCGGCCGAGATCGCCGAACTGCACAGACTGACGGAGGAAGCCCTCCAGGACCCCGGGCTGAACGGCGACCCCCTCAATTACATCCAGCTGTTGGGGACGCTGCTCAGCTTCGAGGGCGTCGAGGTCTGGGGCGAGCAGATCGACGGCCTCAACGGTGAAGAGTACGAACTGCCCTGCCCCGCTTGCGAGACCGAGAACTATGTCGTCTTCGGCGAGCACGGCTACTTCTCGACCATCGACAGCATGTACATGAACCACCCACCCGCCAAACGGTTCCCCCTCCGGCCGCAGGATCCTTCGGTGATGAAGGGACTGGCCGGCAGACTCCACAACCGCATCCTCGCGGACGGTCACCCCGACCTCGCGCACAAACTCACCTACGTCTTCGGCACGGCTCAGTGCGCGGAATGCGGCACTCCCTTCGATGTCGCGGAGGCCGTCGTCGCTCGCTGGGGTGCCTGACGCGCCAACAGCCGAGCCATCCCCATCCGGTCCGCCGGACAAGGCCGACCGGCTCGGCCCTGCCGGCGCGGAAGCAGCTCGGGCCCGGTTCGGCCCTGTCCCTGCGCATGACCGACGAGAGCGCGGCCTCGGGCGCGGCCCCGGCGCTTCTCGTCCCTGACGACCCGGACGTCGTGGACGGGCTGCTCAGCGCCGCCGGGTTCGACCCCGCCGCGGCGGTACGGGCCGGCGCGGGCACCCTCGACGCGGCACTGCCGCTCCACAACCGCCACCGTGCAGGCCACCGCACCGCCGACCGCGCCAGCTGTCCGCCTGCGGCAGCGCCGGAAGGCAAGACCCGCCACGAAGCCATAGGTGCCTGACACGCTACGTCGCCCGCGAGATCTACCGACTCATCACCTCAGCCAGGAAGCCCACTCCAGCCCCAGCGTCAGCCAAGTGACATCCGCAGGGGCATCAAGCTGGCGGTCCGCCACGAGGCCACGGTTGCCATCGCCGTCATCAACGAGTGGCTATGACCCACCGCCGCCCTCCGGAAACGATGTCGCTGCCCGAAGTGGCCGGCACCACGGTGGTGGCATGCCGATCGGCCTGAACGTGCGGACCTCCTCCGGAGAGACCCTGACAGCTTGCACCCATCCGGCGCTCGGTGACCTGTGCCGACGAGCCGCGACTTTGGCCTTGCCGATGCTCTGCCACGTCGACCCCTATGACGACACCTGGTTCGACAAGTCGCAGATGCGACTCCTGGCCCCTGAGCTGGAGGCGCTGATCGACAGCGCTTCAGCTCCCGAGGCCGAGGCCGCAGCAGAAGTACTCGACCTGGCCGAGCAGCTTGAACACGAGCCGCACCGCTACCTCATCCTCATCGGACAGGGTGCCTGCGCCGGCACCCCGGTAGCAGCGGAAGCACGGATCCTGATGACAGAGCACGGCTTTGGCGGCGAACAACAGCAGTGTTCCTCCGTAAGAGTGGGGTGCGAACCTTCGGTGGGATAAGCTTCGTGATCAAGAGCTTTGAACGAGTTCAGGAATTGGGGGGCCGGTGTACCGTCACCGTGTCATGATCTCTGCTGCCGTCGTCGCGGCAGTCGTCGGCTTCATACCCGCCACGGCGCAGGCGGCGGGTCCGTCGACTGCTCCCGGCACGGGTGCGAGTGCCACCACCCCGGCCGCAGGGGCCGGGAAGGGCGCGCCCTCGGCGGGCACCTCCGCGCGGAGCGCCGAGGACACCGCCGCAGAGAAGGCCGCGCGAGATGCCGTGGCGAAGGACATCGCCGCGGGGAACGCCGCGGCCGCCAAGGCCAAGGAGGGCGCCCGGTCCGCAGCGCCGGACGCGTCCGCCACGTCGGGTCCGCCCGCTGGTTCGGCCGAGCAGCCGTACTTCCAGGTCTCCACCGGTCGGTCCAACCGCAACGCGCACGGTATGGGGATGGCGGTAGGCGTCAGCACTGACCTGACCCAGGGAGTCGTCACCTACCAGGTCGACTGGGGTGACGGCAGCACCTCCTCTGATGTCGGCCTCCTCAGCGAGGTGAGGTTCCTCAACCACACCTTCGCCGAGGTCGGTTCCCACAAGGTCACGGTCACGGCGACCGAGGCGATCAGTAAGCTGACCGCCCTCACCGTCTTCGAGCAGGTCGTGGACGGCTCCGAGTTCACCCCGTACTCGCCCACCCGGCTGCTGGACACCCGCGACGGCACCGGAGCCCCGGCCGCCGGAGCGGTCGCCCCGTACGCCACGGCCCGGGTGAAGATCGCCGGCAACGGCGACATCCCGGCGGGGGTGACGTCGGTGGCCCTGAACATCACCGCCACCAACACCGCGGTCGACGGGCACGTCATCGCGTACGCCTCCGGTTCGAAGCAGCCGACCACCTCGAACGTGAACTTCACGGCCGGGCAGACCGTGCCGACCCTGGCGATCGTGCCGGTCGGTGCGGACGGGTACGTCGAGCTGGCCAACCGCAGCGGCAGCCCGGTGGACCTGCTCGCCGATGTGACCGGCTGGTTCAGCAGGTCCGCGGCCAACGGGTACACCTCCGTGAAGCCGTCCCGGATCGGCGACACCCGCGAGGGCAGGGGCACCGCCCAGGGCCAGGTCGCCGGGCAGAGCTCCTTCGCCCTGCAGGTCGCCGGCCAGGGCGGACTGCCGGCCCAGGGCGTCGCGGCCGTCGCGCTCAACGTGACGGTCACCGACCCGAAGGGCCCCGGCCACCTGACTGTGTCGCCGAGCGGCCTTCAGCCGTCGGCCACGTCGAACCTGAACTTCACCACCGGGCAGACGGTCGCCAACGCGGTGATCGTGCCGGTAGGCCCCGACGGCCGGATCTCCGTCCGCAACGGCGCCTGGGGCGCAGCGGACGTCATCGTGGACGTCACCGGCTACTACAGCGCGGACGGCAAGGCCGCCTACCTGCCGGAGGAGCCCCGGCGGTTGTACGACTCCCGGCCCTGGGGGCCGCTCTCCGGCCGGAATTTCAACCGCGAAGGGGTATGGACGTCCGGCAGGGCGCTGGAAGCCCTCGTCCTGAACACGACGGTGACCAACCCGCAGGGCAGCGGCCACCTCGCGGTCGCTCCGGAGCCCGGCAACCTGGGCGGCGCCCGCCCGACTCCGCCGGACTCCTCGGTGCTGAACTGGACCAAGGGCGCCACCGTCTCCAACCTGGTCCAGGCGGACTTCAGGAACGTGGAGTACGTCGACATCTGGAACCTGGGCTGGGAGCCGACCGACCTGATCGTCGACCTGGTCGGCATGTACGACCGGTCCTGACGTCCCGTCCGTGCCGGTGCCCGCACCGAGCTGGAGGCGATCCCGGCCGCGGGCCGGTCAGGTGGCCTCTTCCGGACGGCCTTCGGAAACCGAAGGGTGCCGGTGGTGTTGGTAGTGCCGGTGGTGTTGGTAGTACCGCTGGTGCCGGGACCGCGCGACAGCGGTCCCGGCACCACCGGCAATCGGGACGACGACCCACCCACGCCCCTGGTCCTGCCGCCGGTGCCTTCGGCGAGCAGCGGGCAGCGGGCAGTCGGGGGGAGGAGACGCCGGAGACGGCGTGCGCCCCGGTGTACTTCGTCGCATGCATAATCCAACACCCGGCCACCGGCGAAAGGCCGGCGAGGACGACGGCAAGCTCGGGGTCCACGACCGGCCTGTCCCCACGTCACCTGCGGCCATGTGCAGGCCGGACTTGTCGGGTCCTGCACGCATGGCAGGCTGGGCGAATGCCCTCTGGATCCACCGCCGCTGACCGGCACGCTCCCTGTGAACCGACGCCACTCGACGGCGGCGAGCCCTTCCAAGGCTCGAACGCGGGCACGGTGCTCGACTTCTGGCGCTACGCCATGCCCGACCTGCGGACCAACACGACCCGTGGTCTGCTCGCCGAATTCCTGGTCCACCGCGCTGTCGGCGCGGTGAACCGCAACACGGAATGGGAGAGCTTCGACGTCCTCGCGCCCTCAGGGCTGAGGATCGAGGTCAAGACCAGCGCCTACCTCCAGGCCTGGGGACAAGCCCGGCTGTCCGACATCCGCTTCTCCCGGCTGCGAGGACGCACCTGGACCCCCGAGAGCGGCCGCTCGCCCGAGCAGTCGTACAACGCCGACGTCTACGTCTTCGCCGTCCACACCGCGCGCACCCACGCCGACTACGACCCCCTCGACGTCGGCCAGTGGCACTTCTACATCGCCCCCCGCACCCCCGTGGAAGCCACCGCACAGGCCAGCCTCGGACTCGCCACCGTCCAAAGGATCTGCGGCGACCCCGTCGCCTACGACGGCCTCGCACACCGGATCGCGACCTGCACCACCAGCCCGAAAGCCTGACGATTCCCCACACCCCTGACACACGAACGGGTGAGGCGGATTCGGGCTGCCGAACAGCCGGGCGATCGCCGCCTCGACCTCGCCCGCACACCGACCCCGGTGCCACCGGCGGGCAACCAGACCGGGAGCGGGAAGCAGCGCCGACGGGCCCGGGCCGGAACGGCGGGGCCGGGACCGGGACGGGCCGGGCCGGGCCGGGCCGGGCCGGGCCGGCACCCCGTCGAGGGCGGCCGGCTGGACCCGGCACGGTGCAGCAAAGTGACGGGACGGCAGGCAAGGCGAGCTGGAGCGGCAACCAGACGGGCCGGGAAC
Protein-coding regions in this window:
- a CDS encoding M4 family metallopeptidase; the protein is MPRKNALAAAVAAALALGTLTVVATQSTAAASSPSTRPGAGSKAMTADSRAEAIRTADREADAVAKSLGFGPDERLTAKDVLVDTDGARHVRYDRTYHALPVIGGDLVVHYGKDGRITGSDQAHQGSLKVAGITPKLTAADASAAAVKHAKHVKNAKTDSRDGSTLVVYAVGKVPVLAYRSTVTGAGEGGPASREAVIVDAGSGVPLDQYELHQSVTGTGNGVTAGQVSIETTQSGSGYTLTDAAHGSTIVYDSYNSSQSTPKQNARAFSRTTNTWGSGTTSSRESAAVDASYGLAKTWDFYKDAFNRSGIRNDGKGAPAYVHVDTGLLNAFYDDDCFCMFFGDGSSQNSNTPVTALDVAGHEMSHGVTAATANLNYSGESGGLNEANSDIFGTMVEFYANNAGDPGDYYIGEKLNMSGGYMRRMDNPTADGNSLGCWTSGAGSVDVHYSSGIGNHFFYLAAEGTGAKTIGGLSHNGTTCNSDTFSGIGRDKAAAVWYRALTTYMTSTTNYSGARTATLQAAADLYGTNSQERYLVSKAWAAVSVGTALPAPGTSSPTPSPTPTSTPTSTPTSSPTPTSSPTSTPTSTGNALTNGAFEQGTTGWTQSDDDITNSTLQAAHGGSWYAWMMGYGTSAVESLSQSNIAVPSTGNPKLTLWLQVSTQESGTTAYDTLKVKVNGTTLATYSNANASSGYVQKTVDLSAYKGQKVKLEFAGTEDAYLSTVFLLDDIAIG
- a CDS encoding helix-turn-helix transcriptional regulator, coding for MSEIQGAAGAVVPVVPDDVPGTRRVVLFGPPGIGKTTTAGVLGRRLGLPVLRLAPGPQDARISWTGLLELALALQPLPAAGELAAALDEAAGRPGPPDGAGPALRLRRLTTALLREAPPLTLVVDNAQWLDAASAAVLRWALRLVPDLPVIVAERTWRPGAEGHWSGEDAHVVRVPSLAHHQIAALLALYRPTAREVTRIHACSGGNPALALALADDRGRTADGPTAQGPEDDPVLPPAARRLVGEWLSTVSGEVQELLTFAALDDRPDRRLLGRLAGPAAEHLLTEAEAAGLIDTDQPDGTVRFTASAIGAELTARLPDTARRLLHARLAEASHDGLRRDRHTALASDADDPRIAQHAARAAVSARRRGEHALAAELSLFAAQRTPPQDTALLTERALTAARDAAHYGDLARGRTAARLVLQHDSSPAQRVDTLIALIDASGQHLDDADHLFADALHTAAGHPDLTAQILIRRSLWANVNEGDPQRACDLAEQAATLSEAAGDTATTAMALTLQARFQRILGHPGTGTTLARALFLPRNPLTPVNGTPQHLAARHTLFDDRPDQARTLLLPLLVEAERTADAEATVDILRSLAEAELRAGRCTRALDHAHRAQILTDRTSLSPAPACYTSALVEGAARNTDTALAHARRGIDTARHEDNKVFLSRNLFALGHLLMTTGHPKEALDALEEVRALEERQQVRDPSLLRWHPELAETLTAHGRLDEAQDLLDDTRRTATELGRTSVLPGLDRAQALLEAARGDYDTAAHRLGEAADHLHHLPLDRGRTLLALSHTERRARRRASARTAAQSAADLFTTHQAHPWAEAAARTLRRLDTLPADNRARPHLTGAEQRCAELAAAGASNRDIAAALTVSVKTVEATLTRVYRKLGLHSRVQLPHTVTPARE
- a CDS encoding PKD domain-containing protein, with protein sequence MISAAVVAAVVGFIPATAQAAGPSTAPGTGASATTPAAGAGKGAPSAGTSARSAEDTAAEKAARDAVAKDIAAGNAAAAKAKEGARSAAPDASATSGPPAGSAEQPYFQVSTGRSNRNAHGMGMAVGVSTDLTQGVVTYQVDWGDGSTSSDVGLLSEVRFLNHTFAEVGSHKVTVTATEAISKLTALTVFEQVVDGSEFTPYSPTRLLDTRDGTGAPAAGAVAPYATARVKIAGNGDIPAGVTSVALNITATNTAVDGHVIAYASGSKQPTTSNVNFTAGQTVPTLAIVPVGADGYVELANRSGSPVDLLADVTGWFSRSAANGYTSVKPSRIGDTREGRGTAQGQVAGQSSFALQVAGQGGLPAQGVAAVALNVTVTDPKGPGHLTVSPSGLQPSATSNLNFTTGQTVANAVIVPVGPDGRISVRNGAWGAADVIVDVTGYYSADGKAAYLPEEPRRLYDSRPWGPLSGRNFNREGVWTSGRALEALVLNTTVTNPQGSGHLAVAPEPGNLGGARPTPPDSSVLNWTKGATVSNLVQADFRNVEYVDIWNLGWEPTDLIVDLVGMYDRS